A stretch of Carnobacteriaceae bacterium zg-C25 DNA encodes these proteins:
- a CDS encoding ABC transporter ATP-binding protein, translating into MAILEVSHLSKVYGQGENQVVALDDVSLTIEQGEFVAIVGASGSGKSTLLHLLGGVDYPTSGKVLVNGTDIFNLKSDTLSIFRRREIGLVYQFYNLIPVLNVVDNITLPVDLDSQKVDKSYLNELLHTLGLTNRQHHLPHQLSGGQQQRVSIGRALMPRPTILLADEPTGNLDTTNSNETLQLLKLANEKYKQTLVVITHDMNIALQANRVITLQDGRIVKDEVIRV; encoded by the coding sequence ATGGCGATTTTAGAAGTGAGTCATTTATCAAAAGTATATGGACAAGGAGAAAATCAAGTGGTTGCGCTTGATGATGTCAGTTTAACCATTGAACAAGGAGAATTTGTAGCAATTGTTGGAGCGAGTGGTTCGGGTAAATCTACTTTGTTGCATTTGTTAGGTGGTGTAGACTATCCAACGAGCGGAAAAGTATTGGTTAATGGGACAGATATTTTCAATTTAAAATCGGATACGTTATCCATATTTCGCCGCCGTGAAATTGGTTTAGTGTACCAGTTTTATAATTTAATTCCCGTATTAAATGTTGTTGATAATATTACATTACCTGTAGATTTGGATAGTCAAAAAGTCGATAAATCCTATTTGAATGAATTATTACACACATTAGGCTTAACCAATAGACAGCACCATCTACCACATCAACTATCAGGAGGACAACAGCAGCGTGTGTCTATTGGACGTGCCTTAATGCCTCGTCCGACCATTTTATTAGCTGACGAGCCGACTGGTAACTTGGATACCACTAATTCAAATGAAACGTTGCAGTTGTTGAAATTGGCTAATGAAAAATATAAACAAACGTTAGTGGTGATTACTCACGATATGAATATTGCATTGCAAGCTAATCGTGTGATCACATTGCAAGATGGGCGAATTGTGAAAGATGAGGTGATTCGTGTATGA
- the floA gene encoding flotillin-like protein FloA (flotillin-like protein involved in membrane lipid rafts), which produces MELQNVLPVVVILALLLVVVSIFLSFVPLGLWITAHFSGVKVSVMTLFGMRLRRVSPARIINPLIKATKAGLSLKIDELEAHYLAGGDVNMVIDALIAAQRANIDLEFKQATAIDLAGRNVFEAVQVSVNPKVIETPVIAGVAMNGIEVRAKAKVTVRANIERLVGGAGEETIIARVGEGIVTTVGSANHHSVVLENPDSISQTILRKGLDSGTAFEILSIDIADVDVGRNIGAKLQAEQAEADKKIAQAKAEERRSLAVAQEQEMLAEVQRMKAKVVEAESQIPLALAQALREGKLGVMDYYKMNNVIADTNMREAIAGDEQVTSEIMQ; this is translated from the coding sequence ATGGAACTTCAAAATGTTTTACCGGTAGTTGTTATTTTAGCACTGTTACTTGTCGTTGTTTCAATTTTCTTATCATTTGTACCATTAGGGTTATGGATAACGGCTCATTTTTCAGGTGTAAAAGTGAGTGTGATGACTTTATTTGGTATGCGTTTGCGTCGTGTTTCACCAGCACGTATTATCAATCCGTTAATTAAAGCAACTAAAGCTGGTTTATCTTTAAAAATTGATGAATTGGAAGCTCACTACTTAGCGGGTGGTGATGTGAATATGGTTATTGATGCATTGATTGCAGCACAACGTGCCAACATTGATTTGGAATTTAAACAAGCGACCGCAATTGATTTAGCAGGACGTAACGTATTTGAAGCGGTACAGGTCAGTGTTAACCCTAAAGTTATTGAAACACCTGTTATTGCCGGTGTGGCAATGAATGGTATTGAAGTGCGTGCAAAAGCTAAAGTAACGGTACGTGCCAATATTGAACGTTTAGTGGGTGGTGCTGGAGAAGAAACCATTATTGCCCGTGTCGGTGAAGGGATTGTTACAACGGTTGGTTCTGCAAATCATCACTCTGTTGTTTTGGAAAATCCGGATTCTATTTCTCAAACCATTTTAAGAAAAGGATTGGACTCTGGAACAGCTTTTGAAATTTTATCCATTGATATTGCGGACGTGGATGTTGGTCGAAATATTGGTGCAAAATTACAAGCGGAACAAGCAGAAGCTGATAAAAAAATTGCTCAAGCAAAAGCGGAAGAACGTCGTTCATTGGCTGTTGCTCAAGAACAAGAAATGTTGGCTGAAGTACAACGTATGAAAGCAAAAGTAGTTGAAGCAGAATCTCAAATTCCATTAGCGTTAGCACAAGCGTTGCGTGAAGGCAAATTAGGCGTTATGGATTATTACAAAATGAATAATGTGATTGCAGATACGAATATGCGTGAAGCAATTGCTGGAGATGAGCAAGTGACTTCTGAAATTATGCAATAG
- a CDS encoding flavodoxin, whose translation MPSALIVYASLTGSTEECADIVAENLEDLGYEVDVVDSIQASASHFSSYDVCIVGSYSCGDNTVPDDILDFYEELADETLTGKIFGVFGSGDRYYGDNYCCAVKLFDKLFEAVGATRGSECVMIELSADEEDIERLENFVSNIDQMYHASH comes from the coding sequence ATGCCTTCAGCCTTAATTGTGTACGCCAGTTTAACGGGAAGCACAGAAGAATGTGCCGACATTGTCGCTGAAAATTTAGAAGATTTAGGCTACGAGGTTGATGTGGTAGATAGCATTCAAGCATCTGCAAGTCATTTTTCATCATATGACGTTTGTATTGTCGGAAGCTACTCATGCGGAGACAATACCGTTCCAGATGACATTTTAGACTTTTATGAAGAATTGGCAGACGAAACATTAACAGGCAAAATTTTTGGTGTTTTTGGATCAGGAGATCGCTATTATGGAGATAACTACTGCTGCGCCGTTAAATTATTTGATAAGCTTTTTGAAGCAGTGGGTGCAACACGTGGTAGTGAATGTGTCATGATTGAATTAAGTGCCGACGAAGAAGATATTGAACGTTTAGAAAATTTCGTATCTAACATCGATCAAATGTATCACGCATCACATTAA